From Arachis stenosperma cultivar V10309 chromosome 2, arast.V10309.gnm1.PFL2, whole genome shotgun sequence, one genomic window encodes:
- the LOC130961941 gene encoding toMV resistance protein Tm-2(2)-like isoform X1, producing MANHGTSKTPPSLFFTYDVFLSFRGDTRYGFTDCLYHALTSKRINTFRDRDNLKTGDEIGHAVLEAIEKSRISIVVLCQNYASSTWCLDELAKIMECTDRGRRQRVLPIFYKVEPSDVRHQRNQYEAAMIKHENGRNSHKMEAWRLALTSVGNLSGQHCTADMYESNIIDKIVEEVLRNLPPQPLLFQNHVEFDSQLEDVKSLLDVESSDTLCMLGIIYGDGETMSKTRFVVELYNKIMHQFEAASFLANVGEKSKESVSGLGDLQKTLLIEMGEEATIMIGSTFKGSSEIKQNLGHKRVLLVLDDVDNVQQLHALVGGGDWFGPGSRIIITTRDEKLVNKHGLDGVEIKKYRIGTDEFESMELAKRNHRQRGTEEGDVIIGFQNNVSTIINQLKENDLPTNVVSIIGMGGLGKTTIARKIYNGYEVKKLFSCRAWSSVSKSYVAREVLLSLLRCLKKVKKPVFEFKNSSEEEIRDELREYLKKQKYLVVLDDLWDPLVWDDIKRALPSGKTGSRILITSRNNEVANYTSPVPSHYLPFLNNEESWELFCKKVFWGGECPSDLESIGKSMVENCGGLPIAIITLAGLVSKKKRSQREWLRIKGHVNWHLAQDNSIVKDALKLSFDDLPTRLKPCFLYFGLFPEDYTISARKLVQLWMAEGFVQQEECGIPYAPEPEDVGDEYLDELVDRCLVQVTKRRSDGGVKYCQIHDLLHDFCISTSKVDKFLEICTKSNIHSLRNPRRLSLLGKAQSTYNISSMQCDESCTSLFIFAKNEHLDDNLENFQSIHVLHLAKGVFTKSTPSDLKVMINLKYLRIERSTSCYYEATDIPDCIWSLCNLETLDLRDLNTHTTSSQIWNLKRLRHVYMLLTVELPSNGAETSSLNLQTLCEVVLDQQLTLALENGWLPNLKKLGLRLNQEYTPHEYFLSLLCLSNLSTLHVECIDSNYLHAAAFPSNLTKVTLKLFVDENHNIINALAHLANLQVLKLIDGILPDSLNCGTTEFPQLQMFLMKEVYVKRWRLEKGAMPQLRRLAIHNCFFLKQVHVVDPSHKLKTTLQMGLMADCKFVIHNSM from the exons ATGGCAAACCATGGTACAAGTAAAACACCACCATCCTTGTTTTTCACATACGATGTTTTTCTCAGTTTTAGAGGCGATACAAGGTACGGTTTCACAGATTGTCTCTACCACGCATTGACAAGCAAAAGAATCAACACGTTCAGGGATCGTGACAACCTGAAAACAGGTGATGAAATTGGGCATGCTGTTCTTGAAGCAATTGAGAAATCAAGGATTTCGATTGTTGTGCTATGTCAAAACTATGCTTCTTCTACATGGTGCCTGGATGAGCTAGCCAAGATCATGGAGTGTACGGACAGGGGGAGAAGACAAAGAGTTTTGCCAATTTTCTACAAGGTAGAACCATCGGATGTGCGCCATCAAAGGAATCAATATGAAGCAGCTATGATTAAGCATGAAAATGGCAGAAACTCACACAAGATGGAAGCATGGAGGTTGGCTTTGACTTCAGTAGGCAACCTGAGTGGACAACATTGTACTGCAGACAT GTATGAAAGTAACATTATTGACAAAATTGTTGAAGAGGTGTTACGAAACCTTCCTCCACAACCTCTCCTTTTCCAAAACCATGTTGAATTTGATTCTCAATTAGAAGATGTGAAATCACTTTTAGACGTTGAATCCAGTGATACTCTTTGCATGTTGGGAATTATTTATGGAGATGGTGAAACAATGAGTAAAACAAGATTTGTTGTGGAGCTATATAACAAAATCATGCATCAATTTGAAGCTGCTAGTTTTCTTGCCAATGTCGGTGAAAAATCAAAGGAAAGTGTTAGTGGTTTAGGAGATCTCCAAAAGACACTTTTAATTGAGATGGGTGAGGAAGCAACAATCATGATAGGTAGCACATTTAAAGGATCCTCtgaaattaaacaaaatttagGCCATAAAAGAGTTCTTCTAGTTCTAGATGATGTTGATAATGTGCAGCAACTACATGCATTGGTAGGAGGAGGTGACTGGTTTGGTCCTGGGAGTAGGATAATTATCACCACAAGAGATGAAAAATTGGTCAATAAGCACGGGTTGGATGGTGTTGAGATTAAGAAATACCGCATTGGTACAGATGAATTCGAAAGCATGGAACTAGCTAAACGAAATCATAGACAAAGGGGCACAGAGGAAGGGGATGTAATAATAGGCTTTCAGAATAACGTCAGCACTATAATTAATCAGCTTAAGGAAAATGATCTACCTACTAATGTTGTTTCCATAATTGGTATGGGTGGTTTAGGTAAGACGACCATTGCTAGAAAGATTTATAACGGCTATGAGGTCAAGAAGTTGTTCTCTTGCCGCGCATGGAGCTCTGTTTCTAAAAGCTATGTGGCAAGGGAAGTTTTGTTGAGCCTTCTACGTTGTCTGAAGAAAGTGAAGAAACCCGTGTTTGAATTTAAAAACTCAAGTGAGGAGGAAATAAGGGATGAATTGAGAGAATACTTAAAGAAGCAAAAGTATTTGGTAGTTCTTGATGACCTTTGGGATCCTCTTGTGTGGGATGACATAAAACGTGCCCTTCCAAGTGGCAAGACTGGTAGCAGAATACTTATAACTAGTCGTAATAATGAGGTGGCAAACTACACAAGCCCAGTGCCTTCCCATTACCTTCCATTTCTAAACAACGAAGAAAGTTGGGAACTGTTCTGTAAGAAAGTGTTTTGGGGTGGAGAATGCCCCTCTGATCTAGAGTCTATTGGTAAGTCAATGGTTGAAAATTGTGGAGGTTTACCAATTGCTATAATCACTTTAGCAGGACTTGTTTCTAAGAAGAAAAGGTCACAAAGAGAGTGGTTGCGAATCAAAGGACATGTGAATTGGCATCTTGCTCAAGATAATTCCATAGTCAAGGATGCATTGAAGCTCAGCTTCGATGATTTGCCTACAAGATTGAAGCCGTGTTTTCTGTATTTTGGGCTCTTTCCTGAGGATTATACGATCTCCGCAAGGAAATTGGTCCAATTATGGATGGCCGAAGGATTCGTTCAACAAGAAGAATGTGGAATACCATATGCGCCGGAACCAGAAGACGTTGGCGATGAATACTTAGATGAGCTGGTGGATCGTTGCTTGGTACAAGTGACAAAAAGAAGGAGTGACGGCGGTGTCAAATATTGTCAAATCCATGATCTGTTACATGACTTTTGCATATCAACTAGCAAAGTTGACAAGTTTCTAGAGATTTGTACAAAGTCCAACATTCATTCCTTGAGAAATCCTCGAAGGTTGTCTCTACTCGGTAAAGCACAATCTACCTATAATATTTCTTCTATGCAATGCGATGAATCATGCACATCCTTGTTTATCTTTGCTAAAAATGAGCACCTAGATGATAATCTAGAGAACTTCCAATCAATTCATGTGCTACATTTAGCAAAAGGAGTATTCACAAAATCAACACCGAGTGATTTGAAGGTAATGATCAACCTAAAATACTTGAGAATAGAAAGAAGTACTTCTTGTTATTATGAAGCTACAGACATTCCAGATTGTATATGGAGCCTTTGTAATTTAGAAACACTAGATCTGAGGGATTTGAACACACACACAACCTCTAGTCAAATTTGGAATCTCAAGAGGCTGAGACATGTTTACATGTTATTGACCGTTGAGCTACCATCAAACGGCGCCGAAACATCATCGTTGAATCTCCAAACTCTTTGTGAAGTGGTTCTTGATCAGCAATTAACATTAGCACTAGAAAATGGTTGGCTACCTAACTTGAAGAAGTTAGGTTTGCGGTTGAATCAGGAGTATACACCACATGAATATTTTTTGAGCCTGCTCTGCCTAAGCAACCTCTCTACGCTGCATGTAGAATGTATTGATTCAAACTATTTACATGCGGCTGCTTTTCCATCAAATCTTACCAAGGTTACCTTAAAATTATTTGTTGATGAGAACCACAACATTATAAATGCTCTAGCACATCTTGCTAACCTCCAAGTTTTGAAATTAATAGATGGTATCTTGCCAGATTCTCTTAATTGTGGCACCACAGAGTTTCCACAGCTTCAAATGTTTCTCATGAAAGAGGTATATGTCAAGAGGTGGAGATTAGAGAAAGGTGCAATGCCTCAGCTTCGACGATTGGCCATCCATAATTGCTTCTTCCTTAAACAAGTGCACGTTGTTGATCCATCTCATAAATTGAAAACCACCCTTCAAATGGGGCTTATGGCAGATTGCAAATTTGTGATTCATAATTCAATGTAA
- the LOC130961941 gene encoding toMV resistance protein Tm-2(2)-like isoform X2, producing MANHGTSKTPPSLFFTYDVFLSFRGDTRYGFTDCLYHALTSKRINTFRDRDNLKTGDEIGHAVLEAIEKSRISIVVLCQNYASSTWCLDELAKIMECTDRGRRQRVLPIFYKVEPSDVRHQRNQYEAAMIKHENGRNSHKMEAWRLALTSVGNLSGQHCTADMYESNIIDKIVEEVLRNLPPQPLLFQNHVEFDSQLEDVKSLLDVESSDTLCMLGIIYGDGETMSKTRFVVELYNKIMHQFEAASFLANVGEKSKESVSGLGDLQKTLLIEMGEEATIMIGSTFKGSSEIKQNLGHKRVLLVLDDVDNVQQLHALVGGGDWFGPGSRIIITTRDEKLVNKHGLDGVEIKKYRIGTDEFESMELAKRNHRQRGTEEGDVIIGFQNNVSTIINQLKENDLPTNVVSIIGMGGLGKTTIARKIYNGYEVKKLFSCRAWSSVSKSYVAREVLLSLLRCLKKVKKPVFEFKNSSEEEIRDELREYLKKQKYLVVLDDLWDPLVWDDIKRALPSGKTGSRILITSRNNEVANYTSPVPSHYLPFLNNEESWELFCKKVFWGGECPSDLESIGKSMVENCGGLPIAIITLAGLVSKKKRSQREWLRIKGHVNWHLAQDNSIVKDALKLSFDDLPTRLKPCFLYFGLFPEDYTISARKLVQLWMAEGFVQQEECGIPYAPEPEDVGDEYLDELVDRCLVQVTKRRSDGGVKYCQIHDLLHDFCISTSKVDKFLEICTKSNIHSLRNPRRLSLLGKAQSTYNISSMQCDESCTSLFIFAKNEHLDDNLENFQSIHVLHLAKGVFTKSTPSDLKVMINLKYLRIERSTSCYYEATDIPDCIWSLCNLETLDLRDLNTHTTSSQIWNLKRLRHVYMLLTVELPSNGAETSSLNLQTLCEVVLDQQLTLALENGWLPNLKKLGLRLNQEYTPHEYFLSLLCLSNLSTLHVECIDSNYLHAAAFPSNLTKILLIVAPQSFHSFKCFS from the exons ATGGCAAACCATGGTACAAGTAAAACACCACCATCCTTGTTTTTCACATACGATGTTTTTCTCAGTTTTAGAGGCGATACAAGGTACGGTTTCACAGATTGTCTCTACCACGCATTGACAAGCAAAAGAATCAACACGTTCAGGGATCGTGACAACCTGAAAACAGGTGATGAAATTGGGCATGCTGTTCTTGAAGCAATTGAGAAATCAAGGATTTCGATTGTTGTGCTATGTCAAAACTATGCTTCTTCTACATGGTGCCTGGATGAGCTAGCCAAGATCATGGAGTGTACGGACAGGGGGAGAAGACAAAGAGTTTTGCCAATTTTCTACAAGGTAGAACCATCGGATGTGCGCCATCAAAGGAATCAATATGAAGCAGCTATGATTAAGCATGAAAATGGCAGAAACTCACACAAGATGGAAGCATGGAGGTTGGCTTTGACTTCAGTAGGCAACCTGAGTGGACAACATTGTACTGCAGACAT GTATGAAAGTAACATTATTGACAAAATTGTTGAAGAGGTGTTACGAAACCTTCCTCCACAACCTCTCCTTTTCCAAAACCATGTTGAATTTGATTCTCAATTAGAAGATGTGAAATCACTTTTAGACGTTGAATCCAGTGATACTCTTTGCATGTTGGGAATTATTTATGGAGATGGTGAAACAATGAGTAAAACAAGATTTGTTGTGGAGCTATATAACAAAATCATGCATCAATTTGAAGCTGCTAGTTTTCTTGCCAATGTCGGTGAAAAATCAAAGGAAAGTGTTAGTGGTTTAGGAGATCTCCAAAAGACACTTTTAATTGAGATGGGTGAGGAAGCAACAATCATGATAGGTAGCACATTTAAAGGATCCTCtgaaattaaacaaaatttagGCCATAAAAGAGTTCTTCTAGTTCTAGATGATGTTGATAATGTGCAGCAACTACATGCATTGGTAGGAGGAGGTGACTGGTTTGGTCCTGGGAGTAGGATAATTATCACCACAAGAGATGAAAAATTGGTCAATAAGCACGGGTTGGATGGTGTTGAGATTAAGAAATACCGCATTGGTACAGATGAATTCGAAAGCATGGAACTAGCTAAACGAAATCATAGACAAAGGGGCACAGAGGAAGGGGATGTAATAATAGGCTTTCAGAATAACGTCAGCACTATAATTAATCAGCTTAAGGAAAATGATCTACCTACTAATGTTGTTTCCATAATTGGTATGGGTGGTTTAGGTAAGACGACCATTGCTAGAAAGATTTATAACGGCTATGAGGTCAAGAAGTTGTTCTCTTGCCGCGCATGGAGCTCTGTTTCTAAAAGCTATGTGGCAAGGGAAGTTTTGTTGAGCCTTCTACGTTGTCTGAAGAAAGTGAAGAAACCCGTGTTTGAATTTAAAAACTCAAGTGAGGAGGAAATAAGGGATGAATTGAGAGAATACTTAAAGAAGCAAAAGTATTTGGTAGTTCTTGATGACCTTTGGGATCCTCTTGTGTGGGATGACATAAAACGTGCCCTTCCAAGTGGCAAGACTGGTAGCAGAATACTTATAACTAGTCGTAATAATGAGGTGGCAAACTACACAAGCCCAGTGCCTTCCCATTACCTTCCATTTCTAAACAACGAAGAAAGTTGGGAACTGTTCTGTAAGAAAGTGTTTTGGGGTGGAGAATGCCCCTCTGATCTAGAGTCTATTGGTAAGTCAATGGTTGAAAATTGTGGAGGTTTACCAATTGCTATAATCACTTTAGCAGGACTTGTTTCTAAGAAGAAAAGGTCACAAAGAGAGTGGTTGCGAATCAAAGGACATGTGAATTGGCATCTTGCTCAAGATAATTCCATAGTCAAGGATGCATTGAAGCTCAGCTTCGATGATTTGCCTACAAGATTGAAGCCGTGTTTTCTGTATTTTGGGCTCTTTCCTGAGGATTATACGATCTCCGCAAGGAAATTGGTCCAATTATGGATGGCCGAAGGATTCGTTCAACAAGAAGAATGTGGAATACCATATGCGCCGGAACCAGAAGACGTTGGCGATGAATACTTAGATGAGCTGGTGGATCGTTGCTTGGTACAAGTGACAAAAAGAAGGAGTGACGGCGGTGTCAAATATTGTCAAATCCATGATCTGTTACATGACTTTTGCATATCAACTAGCAAAGTTGACAAGTTTCTAGAGATTTGTACAAAGTCCAACATTCATTCCTTGAGAAATCCTCGAAGGTTGTCTCTACTCGGTAAAGCACAATCTACCTATAATATTTCTTCTATGCAATGCGATGAATCATGCACATCCTTGTTTATCTTTGCTAAAAATGAGCACCTAGATGATAATCTAGAGAACTTCCAATCAATTCATGTGCTACATTTAGCAAAAGGAGTATTCACAAAATCAACACCGAGTGATTTGAAGGTAATGATCAACCTAAAATACTTGAGAATAGAAAGAAGTACTTCTTGTTATTATGAAGCTACAGACATTCCAGATTGTATATGGAGCCTTTGTAATTTAGAAACACTAGATCTGAGGGATTTGAACACACACACAACCTCTAGTCAAATTTGGAATCTCAAGAGGCTGAGACATGTTTACATGTTATTGACCGTTGAGCTACCATCAAACGGCGCCGAAACATCATCGTTGAATCTCCAAACTCTTTGTGAAGTGGTTCTTGATCAGCAATTAACATTAGCACTAGAAAATGGTTGGCTACCTAACTTGAAGAAGTTAGGTTTGCGGTTGAATCAGGAGTATACACCACATGAATATTTTTTGAGCCTGCTCTGCCTAAGCAACCTCTCTACGCTGCATGTAGAATGTATTGATTCAAACTATTTACATGCGGCTGCTTTTCCATCAAATCTTACCAAG ATTCTCTTAATTGTGGCACCACAGAGTTTCCACAGCTTCAAATGTTTCTCATGA